The following are encoded in a window of Geobacter metallireducens GS-15 genomic DNA:
- the istB gene encoding IS21-like element ISGme4 family helper ATPase IstB: MSDIQHQRMVTLCDDLKFLAVTDVYADLADAAAKQESSYIDYLEQVLKAENDVRQGRSRHTMAKLAGFPAIKTLEDYDFDFATGAPKQRILDLSAMAFLERRENVILLGPSGTGKTHLAIALGYRATQCGVKVRFISAADLMLQLESAQRQGRYKEVMRRSVLGPRLLIIDEIGYLPFSETQANLFFQVIAKRYETGSVILTSNLSFGEWEQAFGGNTALTSAMLDRLLHHAHVIQIRGDSYRLKEKRRAGILGQQLPTPQMDD, from the coding sequence ATGAGCGACATCCAGCACCAGCGTATGGTCACCCTCTGCGACGACTTGAAGTTTCTGGCGGTGACCGATGTGTACGCCGACCTTGCCGATGCTGCGGCAAAGCAGGAGTCGTCATACATCGACTATCTCGAGCAGGTACTCAAGGCCGAGAACGACGTCCGGCAGGGGCGCTCGCGCCACACCATGGCAAAGCTCGCGGGCTTTCCCGCGATCAAGACCCTTGAGGATTATGACTTCGATTTTGCCACCGGCGCCCCGAAGCAGCGAATCCTGGACCTATCGGCAATGGCGTTTCTGGAGCGTCGGGAGAATGTAATCCTGCTCGGTCCCAGCGGTACCGGCAAGACTCACCTCGCCATTGCCCTCGGCTACCGGGCAACCCAGTGCGGCGTGAAGGTGCGCTTCATTTCCGCTGCGGACCTGATGCTGCAACTCGAAAGCGCCCAGCGCCAGGGGCGGTACAAGGAAGTAATGCGGCGCAGTGTCCTGGGGCCGAGACTACTCATCATCGACGAGATTGGATACCTTCCGTTCAGCGAAACACAGGCAAACCTGTTCTTTCAGGTGATCGCCAAAAGGTACGAAACAGGTTCCGTCATCCTCACCTCGAACCTGAGCTTTGGGGAATGGGAACAGGCTTTCGGCGGCAACACGGCACTCACATCAGCAATGCTCGACCGGTTGCTGCACCACGCCCATGTCATTCAGATCAGGGGTGACAGCTACCGATTGAAAGAGAAGCGCCGAGCTGGCATTCTCGGGCAGCAACTGCCGACACCCCAGATGGATGATTAA
- the istA gene encoding IS21-like element ISGme4 family transposase: MIGKEECMEVRILKKQGKSIREISRITGLCRNTVRKFLRSTADPRYKERAKRPGKLDPFKAFLEERVKAALPHRIPAPVLAREIASFGYDGCERTVRTFLATLYSRVTPEPVVRFETEPGKQMQADWCELRRGKHPLYAFVGTLGFSRDSFVVFTTSQAFDVLRECHEMAFSFFGGVPREVLYDNMKTVVLERNAFGEGKHRFHSGLWDTAKHFGFIPRLCKPYRAKTKGKVERFNRYLRYSFYYPLVSRLKQAGLTLDVATANIEVRNWLNDVANCRIHGETSERPCDRLKIERAAMSPLPPRVKVEQGKPEVITPMPWPVIPLQRPASFYDQILQEGRL; this comes from the coding sequence ATGATCGGAAAGGAAGAGTGTATGGAAGTCAGAATTCTCAAGAAACAGGGCAAAAGCATCCGGGAGATCTCGCGGATCACCGGGCTATGCCGAAACACGGTCAGGAAGTTCCTCAGATCAACGGCCGATCCCAGATACAAAGAACGGGCGAAGCGGCCGGGGAAGCTAGATCCATTTAAAGCCTTTCTCGAAGAGCGGGTGAAGGCGGCGCTGCCACACCGGATTCCTGCTCCGGTGCTTGCTCGGGAAATTGCCAGCTTTGGCTACGATGGCTGCGAGCGCACCGTAAGAACGTTTTTGGCGACACTTTACTCCCGTGTCACTCCGGAGCCGGTTGTCCGGTTTGAAACGGAGCCCGGCAAGCAGATGCAAGCCGACTGGTGCGAATTGCGCAGGGGTAAACACCCATTGTACGCGTTCGTTGGAACCCTTGGTTTCAGCCGCGATTCGTTCGTCGTCTTCACCACCAGCCAGGCCTTTGATGTCCTTCGTGAGTGCCATGAGATGGCATTTTCCTTCTTCGGCGGCGTCCCGCGTGAAGTGCTCTATGACAACATGAAGACTGTGGTTCTGGAGCGAAACGCCTTCGGCGAGGGCAAGCACCGCTTCCACTCCGGCCTGTGGGACACAGCCAAGCATTTCGGGTTTATCCCCCGGCTGTGCAAGCCGTACCGCGCCAAGACCAAGGGAAAGGTCGAGCGGTTCAACCGCTACCTGCGGTACAGCTTCTACTATCCGCTGGTCTCGCGCCTTAAGCAGGCAGGATTAACTCTCGATGTCGCGACCGCCAACATCGAGGTCCGTAACTGGCTTAATGACGTAGCCAACTGCCGAATCCATGGCGAGACCAGCGAGCGCCCCTGCGATCGTCTCAAGATCGAGCGCGCGGCAATGTCGCCGCTGCCGCCAAGGGTTAAGGTTGAGCAGGGCAAGCCGGAAGTCATCACTCCCATGCCGTGGCCGGTGATCCCACTTCAGCGCCCCGCCTCCTTCTATGATCAGATCCTTCAGGAGGGGCGGCTATGA